From the Shewanella amazonensis SB2B genome, one window contains:
- a CDS encoding general secretion pathway protein GspB — protein MSILLDAVTRSKQQENGFDPVSSPRPQYRPEKAPIRPGKLLLLPAALSLAVAAAWGVNSWILQPAPQSSLPLVSQAGEARTGNGPSGSAKAVTSHSNPASTQTLSVRPPVTQAASEPVISASSDTGNGVRLAGKAALPAPVNLNTDYGMVNQAPLAVDPNADLSYEVAEETAEARAARLEALMAAGVTDDQRRAFDEVMQIEESRPRQVLTQSQNVRAPRDQGMAALQAEVDKAAAEFGLQRTEPKPASRDDSNTLSGDALVQAFEAALKEVEFTESANREVTPAPVSTIPQTSDYPRYGDLPAGLQLQVPEFNIMAHVYSNDPSQRWLNVDGTELQEGDNIKGSLSIVEIRPRDVVLSIDGTAFKVPAI, from the coding sequence ATGTCTATCCTGCTTGACGCAGTAACGCGAAGTAAACAACAGGAGAACGGCTTCGACCCTGTCTCCAGTCCGCGCCCACAGTATCGACCCGAAAAGGCGCCCATCCGGCCGGGAAAACTGCTGTTGCTGCCTGCGGCGCTGTCGCTGGCTGTAGCCGCGGCCTGGGGAGTTAACTCCTGGATTTTGCAGCCTGCGCCTCAAAGCAGCTTGCCGTTGGTAAGTCAGGCTGGGGAAGCGCGTACCGGTAATGGCCCCTCAGGCTCAGCTAAAGCTGTCACGTCTCATTCTAATCCAGCCTCTACCCAGACCTTGTCGGTGCGCCCCCCTGTAACACAAGCCGCTTCTGAGCCGGTGATTTCCGCCAGCAGTGACACGGGTAACGGTGTGCGTCTTGCGGGCAAGGCGGCGCTGCCAGCTCCGGTAAACCTCAACACCGACTACGGCATGGTCAACCAAGCCCCGCTTGCTGTCGACCCCAATGCAGATCTGAGCTATGAAGTGGCTGAAGAAACCGCTGAGGCAAGGGCTGCACGATTGGAGGCCTTGATGGCAGCGGGAGTCACAGATGACCAGCGCCGGGCCTTCGATGAAGTGATGCAAATTGAGGAGTCGCGCCCAAGACAGGTGTTAACGCAAAGCCAGAATGTCAGGGCTCCCCGTGATCAGGGGATGGCCGCCCTGCAAGCCGAAGTGGACAAAGCGGCTGCGGAATTTGGCCTGCAACGCACTGAACCCAAGCCTGCCTCTCGCGATGACAGCAATACGCTAAGTGGTGATGCGCTGGTGCAGGCCTTTGAAGCCGCGCTCAAAGAGGTGGAGTTTACCGAGTCGGCAAACCGGGAAGTCACGCCAGCGCCCGTATCAACCATACCGCAAACGTCCGATTATCCCAGATACGGTGATTTGCCCGCGGGACTGCAGTTGCAGGTGCCTGAATTCAATATCATGGCCCATGTGTACTCCAATGATCCCAGTCAGCGTTGGCTGAATGTGGATGGCACTGAGCTACAGGAGGGGGATAACATCAAGGGCTCGCTGAGCATTGTGGAAATTCGCCCACGGGATGTGGTGCTCTCCATCGATGGCACGGCGTTTAAAGTGCCGGCTATCTGA
- the nhaD gene encoding sodium:proton antiporter NhaD, whose protein sequence is MLHTFLIILAILALLSIIFEEVTHLNKAKTTLFLGCISWVTLFIASGGGEHTELVAHELNENLLEIATLWLFLMSTMTFVAYLNAKGMIQIMVQKIFPQRVSVRMLMIQVALFALILSAFCDNVTATLVSLGLLTTFKLDKQMRRRMAVLIIFAVNSGGVALITGDVTTLMIFLSGHVHISELLILFIPAAVSVFLLAILFSMNAKGEVSTTPIKRAYQPVDIAIAAIFFITIIMTMALNVLFGIPPVLTFLTGLSVMFLVGHTIRTDKEEIKILEYIRQVEYDTLLFFLGILLLVGMLKEIGTLELLTQVYAMHDPNISNFVTGMGSAILDNVPLTAALLKAEPVLSTPEWLGLTYAVGVGGSLLVIGSAAGIIAMSKVKELTFVTYLKYVPSLMLSYVVGYGLTLLIAYQFYG, encoded by the coding sequence ATGCTCCATACCTTTCTGATCATTCTGGCGATACTGGCCTTGCTCAGTATCATCTTTGAAGAAGTGACTCACCTCAACAAAGCCAAAACGACCCTGTTTCTTGGCTGTATTTCCTGGGTAACCCTGTTTATCGCCTCCGGCGGTGGTGAGCATACTGAGCTGGTCGCCCATGAACTCAATGAAAACCTGCTTGAAATTGCCACCCTCTGGCTGTTTTTGATGTCGACCATGACCTTTGTGGCCTACCTCAACGCCAAGGGCATGATCCAGATAATGGTGCAGAAGATATTCCCACAGCGGGTATCGGTGCGGATGCTGATGATTCAGGTGGCGCTGTTCGCCCTTATCCTGTCGGCCTTCTGTGACAACGTAACGGCGACCCTGGTATCTCTGGGTCTGTTGACCACCTTCAAGCTGGATAAGCAAATGCGTCGCCGCATGGCGGTGCTCATTATCTTCGCGGTGAACTCAGGCGGTGTGGCCCTTATCACCGGTGACGTAACCACCCTGATGATCTTCCTCTCCGGCCACGTACACATCTCTGAACTGCTTATCCTCTTTATCCCTGCTGCGGTGAGCGTGTTCCTGTTGGCCATCCTGTTCTCCATGAATGCCAAGGGCGAAGTGAGCACTACCCCCATCAAGCGGGCTTATCAGCCGGTGGACATCGCCATTGCTGCGATTTTCTTTATCACCATCATCATGACCATGGCGCTGAACGTCCTCTTTGGCATTCCTCCAGTGCTGACCTTCCTGACCGGTCTGTCGGTGATGTTCCTCGTGGGCCATACCATTCGCACCGACAAGGAAGAAATCAAGATCCTCGAATATATCCGCCAGGTTGAATACGACACCCTGCTGTTCTTCCTCGGGATCCTGCTGCTGGTTGGTATGCTTAAAGAAATCGGCACCCTGGAGCTGCTGACCCAGGTCTACGCCATGCATGACCCCAATATCTCCAACTTCGTCACCGGTATGGGCTCGGCGATTCTGGACAACGTACCTCTGACCGCAGCGCTTTTGAAGGCAGAACCTGTGCTGTCGACGCCCGAATGGCTGGGTCTGACCTACGCCGTGGGCGTGGGTGGTTCACTGCTGGTGATTGGCTCTGCGGCCGGTATCATCGCCATGAGCAAGGTGAAGGAACTGACTTTCGTCACCTACCTCAAGTACGTACCTTCTTTAATGCTGTCTTACGTGGTCGGCTATGGTCTGACACTGCTGATTGCCTATCAGTTTTATGGCTGA
- the hemL gene encoding glutamate-1-semialdehyde 2,1-aminomutase: MTRSETLFEQAKKTIPGGVNSPVRAFNGVGGTPRFIEKADGAYIYDADGKAYIDYVGSWGPMILGHNHPSIREAVLKAVHNGLSFGAPTELEVIMAEKVIEMVPSMDQVRMVSSGTEATMSAIRLARGYTKRDKILKFEGCYHGHADCLLVKAGSGALTLGQPSSPGIPEDFAKHTLTAVYNDLESVQSFFDQYPEDIACIIIEPVAGNMNCIPPVPGFLEGLRALCDKYGALFIIDEVMTGFRVSRSGAQGHYGVTPDLTTLGKVIGGGMPVGAFGGKKDVMQYLAPAGPVYQAGTLSGNPIAMTAGLAQLDALCADGLYEELAAKTKRIAEGFKAAADKHGIPMAINYVGGMFGFFFTDEQHITRFDQVTRCNMDHFRAFYHGMLDEGVYLAPSAYEAGFLSMAHGDKEIEETLAAADRVLARMK, encoded by the coding sequence ATGACCCGTTCCGAAACCTTGTTTGAACAGGCTAAAAAAACCATTCCCGGTGGCGTTAACTCACCGGTGCGCGCCTTCAATGGCGTGGGCGGTACCCCTCGTTTTATAGAAAAGGCCGATGGCGCATATATCTATGACGCCGACGGCAAGGCCTATATCGATTATGTGGGCTCCTGGGGCCCAATGATTCTTGGCCACAACCACCCATCCATTCGCGAAGCCGTGCTTAAAGCCGTTCACAATGGTTTGTCTTTCGGTGCCCCCACCGAGCTTGAAGTCATCATGGCCGAGAAGGTAATCGAAATGGTGCCTTCCATGGATCAGGTGCGTATGGTGAGTTCAGGCACCGAAGCCACCATGAGCGCCATCCGTCTGGCCCGTGGTTACACCAAGCGCGACAAAATCCTTAAGTTTGAAGGTTGCTACCATGGCCACGCCGACTGTCTGCTGGTAAAAGCCGGCTCTGGCGCCCTGACTCTGGGTCAGCCAAGCTCACCCGGTATCCCGGAAGATTTCGCCAAGCACACTCTCACTGCCGTGTATAACGACCTTGAGTCTGTACAGTCTTTCTTCGACCAGTATCCTGAAGACATCGCCTGTATCATCATCGAGCCGGTTGCCGGCAACATGAACTGTATTCCGCCGGTTCCCGGATTTCTGGAAGGCCTGCGCGCCCTCTGTGACAAGTACGGTGCGCTCTTTATCATCGATGAAGTAATGACGGGCTTCCGTGTATCCAGAAGCGGTGCTCAGGGCCACTATGGCGTGACCCCGGACCTCACCACCCTGGGTAAGGTGATTGGCGGCGGCATGCCCGTTGGCGCCTTTGGCGGCAAAAAAGACGTGATGCAGTATCTGGCTCCTGCCGGCCCTGTGTATCAGGCAGGTACTCTTTCGGGTAATCCCATTGCCATGACAGCCGGTCTGGCGCAGCTCGACGCCCTTTGTGCCGATGGCCTGTATGAAGAACTTGCCGCCAAGACCAAGCGCATCGCCGAAGGCTTCAAGGCCGCTGCCGACAAGCATGGTATCCCGATGGCCATCAACTATGTTGGCGGCATGTTCGGCTTCTTCTTCACCGATGAGCAGCATATCACCCGTTTCGACCAGGTGACCCGCTGTAACATGGACCACTTCCGCGCCTTCTACCACGGCATGCTGGACGAGGGTGTGTATCTGGCCCCAAGCGCTTATGAGGCTGGCTTCCTGTCCATGGCCCACGGTGACAAGGAAATCGAAGAAACCCTGGCCGCCGCTGATCGCGTACTGGCCCGCATGAAGTAA
- a CDS encoding aspartate carbamoyltransferase, with amino-acid sequence MTQFKGSHILSVNQFNLDSIHTIFNVAERMAPYALREKRTRVLDGAILGNLFFEPSTRTRVSFGCAFNLLGGRVAETVGMASSSLSKGESLYDTARVLSTYSDVIAMRHPDAYSVREFAEGSRVPVINGGDGPNEHPTQALLDLFTIQKELSHAGMSIDGMHIAMVGDLKFGRTVHSLSRLLCLYKNVSFTLISPKELAMPDYVIADIENAGHKVTITDQLEGNLDKADILYLTRIQEERFPSQDEANKYRGKFRLNRSIYTQHCKSNTVIMHPLPRDSRAQANELDNDLNSHPNLAIFRQADNGLLIRMALFALTLGVDSQLEKYECPVNWYSRKADF; translated from the coding sequence ATGACTCAGTTCAAAGGATCTCACATCCTCTCCGTAAACCAGTTCAATCTGGACTCCATTCACACTATTTTCAATGTTGCCGAGCGTATGGCGCCCTATGCGTTACGGGAAAAACGTACCCGGGTGTTGGATGGTGCCATATTGGGGAATCTGTTCTTTGAACCCAGCACCCGTACCCGGGTGAGCTTTGGCTGTGCCTTTAACCTGCTGGGCGGCCGCGTGGCGGAAACCGTGGGCATGGCCTCATCTTCCTTGTCCAAGGGTGAATCGCTGTACGACACAGCCCGTGTGCTGTCGACATACTCAGATGTGATTGCCATGCGTCATCCCGATGCCTACTCGGTGCGCGAATTCGCTGAGGGCAGCCGGGTGCCGGTGATCAACGGTGGCGACGGCCCCAACGAACATCCGACTCAGGCCCTGCTGGATTTGTTCACCATCCAGAAGGAGCTCAGCCACGCCGGTATGAGTATTGACGGCATGCACATCGCCATGGTGGGCGACCTTAAATTTGGCCGCACAGTACACTCACTGTCACGCCTGCTGTGTCTGTACAAAAACGTCAGCTTTACCCTGATTTCTCCCAAAGAGCTGGCAATGCCCGATTATGTGATAGCCGACATTGAAAATGCCGGCCATAAGGTCACAATAACCGATCAGCTGGAAGGCAATCTGGACAAGGCCGACATCCTGTACCTGACCCGAATTCAGGAAGAGCGCTTCCCGTCACAGGATGAAGCCAACAAGTATCGCGGCAAGTTCCGTCTCAACCGCAGCATTTACACCCAGCACTGTAAGTCCAATACGGTGATCATGCATCCGCTCCCCCGGGACTCACGTGCCCAGGCCAACGAGCTGGACAATGATTTGAACAGCCATCCTAACCTGGCCATATTCCGCCAGGCCGATAACGGGCTGCTCATTCGCATGGCGCTGTTTGCCCTGACATTGGGCGTGGACTCACAGCTGGAAAAGTACGAGTGTCCGGTTAACTGGTATTCACGCAAGGCTGACTTCTAA